A region of the Pedococcus aerophilus genome:
GCACCTCTAGCGGGAGCCCCGAGCCGAAGTTCGATGCAACGCCGGTGCAACGCCCCGTGCCGTCAACTGGCCCCACCGGATGCAAAGGAGCAACCATGGCTACCTCACCCAGCGACGCCGCCGAGGCGTGGCTCACCTCGTTCGACAAGGCCCTGCAGTCCCAGGACGTCGCCGCGGTCACCGACCTGTTCGCGGACGAGTGCTACTGGCGGGACCTCGTGGCCTTCACCTGGAACATCAAAACCATGGAGGGCCGCGACCAGATCGCCGACATGCTCGAGGCCACCCTGGGCCGCGTGCAGCCGAAGGGCTGGGCCCTCGCCGAGCCTGCGACCGAGGCAGACGGCACCGTCGAGGCATGGATCGACTTCGAGACCGCCGACGCCCGCGGCCACGGCCACCTGCGCCTGGTCGACGGCAAGGCGTTCACCCTGCTCACGACGATGACCGAGCTCAAGGGGTTCGAGGAGCCTGGAGGTGCCCGACGCATCAAGGGCGTCGAGCACGAAATCCACCAGGGCCGGCAGAGCTGGCTGGAGAAGAAGACCGCCGACGACGCCGCGCTCGGCGACACCGAGCAGCCGTACGTGGTCGTGGTCGGCGGCGGCCAGGGCGGCATCGGGCTCGGCGCCCGGCTGAAGAGGCACGGCATACCGACCGTGATCCTGGAGAAGAACGACCGGGCCGGCGACTCGTGGCGCAAGCGCTACAAGTCCCTGCACCTGCACGACCCGGTCTGGTACGACCACCTCCCCTACCTCAAGTTCCCCGACCACTGGCCCGTCTTCGCGGCCAAGGACAAGATCGGTGACTGGCTCGAGCACTACACCGCGCTCATGGAGCTCAACTACTGGACCAAGTCGGAATGCCTTGGGGCGCAATGGGATGAGGCCGCCGGCGAGTGGGAGGTCAAGGTCAACCGTGACGGCAAGGACATCACGCTACGACCCAAGCACCTCGTCATCGCGCTCGGCGTGAGCGGGTACCCGTTCATCCCGTCCTTCCCCGGTGCGGACACCTTCCGTGGAGAGCAGCACCACTCCTCCCAGCACCCCGGTGGCGACGCGTATGCCGGCAAGGACGTCGTCGTCATCGGGTCCAACAACAGCGCGCACGACATCTGCGCCTCGTTGTGGGAGGTTGGCGCGAGACCCACGATGGTGCAACGGTCGAGCACCCACATCGTGCGCAGCGAGTCGCTCA
Encoded here:
- a CDS encoding NAD(P)/FAD-dependent oxidoreductase; this encodes MATSPSDAAEAWLTSFDKALQSQDVAAVTDLFADECYWRDLVAFTWNIKTMEGRDQIADMLEATLGRVQPKGWALAEPATEADGTVEAWIDFETADARGHGHLRLVDGKAFTLLTTMTELKGFEEPGGARRIKGVEHEIHQGRQSWLEKKTADDAALGDTEQPYVVVVGGGQGGIGLGARLKRHGIPTVILEKNDRAGDSWRKRYKSLHLHDPVWYDHLPYLKFPDHWPVFAAKDKIGDWLEHYTALMELNYWTKSECLGAQWDEAAGEWEVKVNRDGKDITLRPKHLVIALGVSGYPFIPSFPGADTFRGEQHHSSQHPGGDAYAGKDVVVIGSNNSAHDICASLWEVGARPTMVQRSSTHIVRSESLMDLALGDLYSERAVANGVTTEKADLVFASLPYRIMPGVLKPAYDEMQVRDKDYYDALREAGFDLDFGVDGSGLFMKYLRRGSGYYIDVGASQLVIDGRIPVVNGQVDHLTETSVVLADGTELPADVVVYATGYQSMNGWLETLISPEVADRVGKVWGFGSDTPKDPGPWEGELRNMWKPTNVDHLWIHGGNLHQSRHYSQFLALQLKARYEGLETPVYGLQESHHPR